ATCTGATCGTTCTCGCCACCACGACGCCCGACAACACCTTTCCCTCGACGGCGGTCAAGGTGCAGGCCATGCTGGGGATGCAGCGCGGCGCCGCCTTCGATGTTCAGGCGGTCTGTTCGGGATTTATTTATGCATTATCGGTCGCCGACAATTTTATTCGCGCCGGGCAGGCGAAAACGGTTCTGGTGATCGGGGCGGAAACGTTCTCGCGTATTCTCGATTGGGAAGACCGCGCAACTTGCGTTCTTTTCGGCGACGGCGCGGGGGCCGTCGTCCTGCGTGGGGAAACCACGGACGGATCGCACGCGCGCCCGCCGGGAATTTTATCGACGCATTTGCATTCCGACGGCAGGTTCGCCAATCTTCTTTATGTCGATGGAGGGGCGTCCTCCACGCAAAGTGTTGGCCACGTGCGTATGTCGGGCCGTGAAGTGTTTCGTCACGCCGTGGTCAATTTGGCGGCGGTTGTTGTCGAGGCGCTCCACGCCAACGGTCTGGATCAGTCCGATATCGACTGGATCGTGCCCCATCAAGCCAACAAACGAATTTTGGACGGAACCGCCCGCAAGTTAGGTGTTGCGCCCGATCGGGTCGTCGTCACCGTGGACAAGCACGCCAACACCTCCGCCGCATCCGTTCCGTTGGCTCTTGATGAAGCTGTGCGTGATGGGCGAATTAAGGAAGGCGACCTTGTTCTGATGGAAGCCATGGGGGGCGGTCTAACGTGGGGCGCGGCGCTGGTGCGCTGGTAGGTCGCCTTCGGAGTGCTTGAGCGTGTCCC
This genomic window from Varunaivibrio sulfuroxidans contains:
- a CDS encoding beta-ketoacyl-ACP synthase III, translating into MSVRARIIGTGSYLPDKILTNAALSQTVDTSDSWIRSRTGIAQRHIAADGQYTSDLAFKAARAALARAQVDAAEVDLIVLATTTPDNTFPSTAVKVQAMLGMQRGAAFDVQAVCSGFIYALSVADNFIRAGQAKTVLVIGAETFSRILDWEDRATCVLFGDGAGAVVLRGETTDGSHARPPGILSTHLHSDGRFANLLYVDGGASSTQSVGHVRMSGREVFRHAVVNLAAVVVEALHANGLDQSDIDWIVPHQANKRILDGTARKLGVAPDRVVVTVDKHANTSAASVPLALDEAVRDGRIKEGDLVLMEAMGGGLTWGAALVRW